A single region of the Stenotrophomonas sp. Marseille-Q4652 genome encodes:
- the ruvB gene encoding Holliday junction branch migration DNA helicase RuvB, with the protein MTQDRIIGAGATREDDAADASIRPRRLADYLGQVAVREQLEIYIEAAKARGDALDHVLIFGPPGLGKTTLSHVIANELGVNLRVTSGPVIEKAGDLAALLTNLQPHDVLFVDEIHRLSPVVEEVLYPAMEDFQIDIMIGEGPAARSIKIDLPPFTLIGATTRAGLLTAPLRDRFGIVQRLEFYSPEELTRIVRRSAQILGIDCTADGAGEIARRSRGTPRIANRLLRRVRDYAQVKASGHIDQPVAQAAMQMLKVDPEGFDELDRRLLRTLVDYFDGGPVGIESLAAALSEERGTLEDVVEPYLIQQGFLVRTARGRMATNKAYRHLGLKPKAAAVPTDDLFAEPDHG; encoded by the coding sequence ATGACCCAAGACCGCATCATTGGCGCCGGCGCCACCCGCGAGGATGACGCGGCCGACGCCAGCATCCGCCCGCGCCGCCTGGCCGACTACCTTGGCCAGGTCGCGGTCCGCGAGCAGCTGGAGATCTACATCGAGGCGGCCAAGGCCCGTGGCGATGCCCTCGACCACGTGCTGATCTTCGGCCCGCCCGGCCTGGGCAAGACCACGCTCAGCCATGTCATCGCCAACGAGCTGGGAGTGAACCTGCGGGTCACTTCCGGCCCGGTGATCGAGAAGGCCGGCGACCTGGCCGCGCTGCTGACCAACCTGCAGCCGCACGACGTGCTGTTCGTCGATGAGATCCACCGTCTCTCGCCCGTGGTCGAGGAAGTGCTGTACCCGGCGATGGAAGACTTCCAGATCGACATCATGATCGGCGAAGGCCCGGCCGCACGCTCGATCAAGATCGACCTGCCGCCGTTCACCCTGATCGGCGCCACCACCCGCGCCGGCCTGCTGACCGCGCCGCTGCGCGACCGTTTCGGCATCGTCCAGCGGCTGGAGTTCTACTCGCCCGAGGAGCTGACCCGCATCGTGCGCCGCTCGGCGCAGATCCTGGGCATCGACTGCACCGCCGACGGCGCCGGCGAGATCGCGCGACGCTCGCGTGGTACCCCGCGCATCGCCAACCGCCTGCTGCGGCGCGTACGCGACTACGCCCAGGTCAAGGCCAGCGGCCACATCGACCAGCCGGTGGCGCAGGCGGCCATGCAGATGCTCAAGGTCGATCCGGAAGGTTTCGACGAACTCGATCGCCGCCTGCTGCGCACCTTGGTGGACTATTTCGATGGCGGCCCGGTCGGAATCGAGTCGCTGGCCGCGGCGCTGTCCGAGGAACGCGGCACACTCGAGGACGTGGTCGAGCCCTACCTGATCCAGCAGGGCTTCCTGGTGCGGACCGCCCGCGGCCGCATGGCCACGAACAAGGCGTACCGGCACCTGGGGCTCAAGCCCAAGGCGGCCGCGGTGCCGACCGATGATCTGTTCGCGGAGCCCGACCATGGCTGA
- the tolB gene encoding Tol-Pal system beta propeller repeat protein TolB: MKKMPRWLCAITALLLPFAALAQQGLEIDIVGGNASALPITIVPMPYQGGGSAPQTDVAAVVRADLERSGQFRTLPEAQIVERPTRGSEVQYPTWRALKQDYLVVGRVQDAGEGAYRVEYELFDVAKGERMLGLAMTARSNAMRDVAHQMADAIYEKILGIRGAFWTRIAYVTASGRGGNMRYALMVADSDGYNPQTIVRSAEPLLSPSWSPDGRKLAYVSFERGNSSIYIQDIATGARELVSSFRGINGAPSFSPDGRRLALSLSRSGNPEIYVMDLGSKALTQLTNHFGIDTEPTWAPDGSSIYFTSDRGGRPQIYQVAASGGSASRVTFQGNYNATPSLSFDGTKLAVAQGSGNTYKIAMMDRSLGSPRWSTLSPGSLDESPSFAPNASMVLYAAREGGRGVLYAVSADARVRQRLVLADGDVREPSWSPYRSSR, from the coding sequence ATGAAGAAAATGCCGCGCTGGCTCTGTGCCATCACTGCCCTGTTGTTGCCGTTCGCGGCGCTGGCCCAGCAGGGCCTGGAAATCGACATCGTGGGCGGCAATGCCTCCGCGCTGCCAATCACCATCGTGCCCATGCCGTACCAGGGTGGCGGCAGTGCCCCGCAGACCGATGTGGCCGCGGTGGTACGCGCCGACCTGGAGCGCTCGGGCCAGTTCCGCACCCTGCCCGAAGCGCAGATCGTCGAGCGCCCGACCCGTGGCAGCGAGGTCCAGTACCCGACCTGGCGCGCGCTAAAGCAGGACTACCTGGTGGTCGGCCGCGTGCAGGACGCCGGCGAAGGCGCCTACCGCGTCGAGTACGAGCTGTTCGATGTGGCCAAGGGCGAGCGCATGCTCGGCCTGGCAATGACCGCCCGTTCCAACGCCATGCGCGACGTGGCCCACCAGATGGCCGATGCGATCTACGAGAAGATCCTCGGCATCCGCGGCGCCTTCTGGACCCGCATTGCCTACGTCACCGCCAGCGGTCGCGGCGGCAACATGCGCTATGCGCTGATGGTGGCCGATTCGGATGGCTACAACCCGCAGACCATCGTGCGCTCGGCTGAGCCGCTACTGTCGCCGAGTTGGAGCCCGGATGGCCGCAAGCTGGCCTACGTCAGCTTCGAGCGCGGCAATTCCTCGATCTACATCCAGGACATCGCCACCGGCGCGCGCGAGCTGGTTTCCAGCTTCCGCGGCATCAACGGCGCTCCGTCCTTCTCCCCAGACGGCCGACGTCTTGCCCTGTCGCTGTCGCGCAGCGGCAATCCCGAGATCTACGTGATGGACCTGGGCAGCAAGGCGCTGACCCAGCTGACCAACCACTTCGGCATCGATACCGAGCCGACCTGGGCCCCGGACGGCAGCTCGATCTACTTCACCTCCGACCGTGGCGGCCGCCCGCAGATCTACCAGGTCGCGGCCAGCGGCGGCAGCGCCAGCCGCGTCACCTTCCAGGGCAACTACAACGCCACTCCCAGCCTCTCGTTCGACGGCACCAAGCTCGCCGTGGCCCAGGGCAGTGGCAATACCTACAAGATCGCGATGATGGACCGCAGCCTCGGGTCCCCGCGCTGGAGCACGCTGTCGCCGGGGTCGCTGGATGAATCGCCCAGCTTTGCCCCGAACGCCAGCATGGTGTTGTACGCCGCCCGCGAGGGGGGCCGTGGTGTGCTGTACGCCGTATCCGCCGATGCGCGGGTCCGGCAGCGTCTCGTACTGGCCGACGGAGACGTCCGGGAACCTTCCTGGTCCCCCTATCGCAGTTCGCGTTAA
- the ybgC gene encoding tol-pal system-associated acyl-CoA thioesterase has translation MICSRSPTMAESVFSWPTRVYWEDTDAGGVVYHARYVAFMERARTEWMRAQGYGQERMRAEHDLVFAVRAMQMDFLRPARLDDDLRVTASLASCRRASMQFVQTVRRDEELLLTAQVRIAALSASDFRPRGMDDALYQALKNLETKESEH, from the coding sequence ATGATCTGTTCGCGGAGCCCGACCATGGCTGAATCCGTATTCAGTTGGCCGACACGCGTCTACTGGGAAGATACCGACGCTGGCGGGGTGGTCTACCACGCCCGCTACGTCGCTTTCATGGAACGGGCACGCACCGAATGGATGCGGGCGCAGGGATACGGTCAGGAGCGGATGCGCGCCGAGCACGACCTCGTGTTCGCGGTACGCGCGATGCAGATGGACTTCCTCAGGCCAGCGCGGCTGGACGATGACCTCCGGGTCACTGCCTCGCTGGCATCGTGCCGGCGGGCCAGCATGCAGTTCGTGCAGACCGTGCGCCGCGACGAGGAGCTGCTGCTCACCGCGCAGGTCAGGATCGCGGCGTTGTCGGCCAGCGATTTCCGGCCGCGCGGCATGGACGACGCGCTGTACCAGGCGTTGAAGAATCTCGAAACCAAAGAATCCGAACATTGA
- the tolA gene encoding cell envelope integrity protein TolA → MHAEALPPSPRQEEGWGRPVLLALAVHLLVAVIFALAWLWSPQRSVDAAAGDPSIEASLEVSAAESAAARKALRDSENLPPLPDPVSEAEAEPVPVPEDTVPPPQPLPEPRPQDAPTPQQHNAQERIAEPDTIDQERVSALAVSQEKARQEQEAKRRQEQIDLTERKRVEEAEQKLRLAKQQEEADRQKKLAEEQRKASEAKAEEERQKKIAELRARRAQAEKEAQLAEQRLRQVAQARANQATASAAASGTSQAAPGAGGSSDDLAAKYAAAIQQAVLNQWVRPDSVPRGQRCRLTIRQLPGGEVVEVQFGSSCPYDDAGRRSVEAAILRAQPLPYRGFESVFQRTLNFNFEARDR, encoded by the coding sequence ATGCACGCTGAGGCGCTGCCGCCGTCGCCGCGTCAGGAAGAGGGCTGGGGTCGCCCGGTCCTGCTGGCGCTGGCCGTCCACCTGCTGGTGGCGGTGATCTTCGCGCTGGCCTGGCTGTGGTCGCCGCAGCGCAGCGTCGATGCCGCTGCCGGTGATCCGAGCATCGAGGCCAGCCTCGAGGTGTCGGCCGCCGAAAGCGCTGCGGCCCGCAAGGCGCTGCGCGATTCGGAAAACCTGCCGCCGCTGCCCGATCCGGTTTCCGAGGCCGAAGCCGAGCCGGTGCCGGTTCCTGAGGACACCGTGCCGCCGCCGCAACCGCTGCCCGAGCCGCGTCCTCAGGACGCGCCCACGCCGCAGCAGCACAACGCCCAGGAGCGCATCGCCGAGCCGGACACCATCGACCAGGAACGCGTCAGCGCGCTGGCGGTGTCGCAGGAAAAAGCGCGCCAGGAGCAGGAGGCCAAGCGCCGCCAGGAACAGATCGACCTGACCGAGCGCAAGCGCGTCGAGGAGGCCGAGCAGAAACTGCGGCTGGCCAAACAGCAGGAAGAGGCCGACCGCCAGAAAAAGCTCGCCGAGGAACAGCGCAAGGCATCCGAGGCCAAGGCCGAGGAAGAACGGCAGAAGAAGATCGCCGAGCTGCGCGCGCGACGCGCCCAGGCCGAGAAGGAAGCACAGCTGGCCGAGCAGAGGCTGCGCCAGGTCGCCCAGGCGCGCGCCAACCAGGCCACCGCCAGCGCCGCGGCCAGCGGCACCAGCCAGGCCGCGCCGGGCGCCGGTGGCAGCAGCGATGACCTGGCGGCCAAGTACGCGGCCGCCATCCAGCAGGCGGTGCTCAATCAGTGGGTACGCCCGGATTCGGTGCCGCGCGGCCAGCGCTGCCGCCTGACCATCCGCCAGCTCCCGGGCGGTGAGGTGGTCGAGGTGCAGTTCGGCAGCAGTTGCCCGTACGACGACGCCGGCCGGCGCTCGGTCGAGGCGGCGATCCTGCGCGCACAGCCGTTGCCGTACCGGGGCTTCGAGAGCGTGTTCCAGCGCACATTGAACTTCAATTTCGAGGCGCGCGACCGCTAA
- the queC gene encoding 7-cyano-7-deazaguanine synthase QueC, with protein MKKKAVVLLSGGMDSAAVVAIAQEQGFEVYALSVRYGQRHTSELEAAARVAGALGVAGHKVVDVDLRSIGGSALTDDAIDVPQAGGAGIPSTYVPARNTIMLSLALGWAEVLGANDIFCGVNAVDYSGYPDCRPEFIAAFQTLANLATKAGVEGAGVTVHAPLQYLSKAQIAAEGQRLGVDFGLTVSCYRADMDGRACGQCDACRLRADGFTAAGMADPTRYV; from the coding sequence ATGAAGAAGAAAGCAGTCGTGCTTCTTTCCGGCGGCATGGATTCGGCCGCCGTGGTTGCCATCGCCCAGGAGCAGGGCTTCGAGGTTTATGCGCTGAGCGTGCGCTATGGCCAGCGCCACACCTCCGAGCTGGAAGCCGCCGCGCGCGTGGCGGGCGCCCTTGGCGTGGCCGGGCACAAGGTGGTCGACGTGGACCTGCGCAGCATCGGCGGCTCGGCGCTGACCGATGACGCCATCGACGTGCCACAGGCCGGCGGTGCCGGGATCCCGTCCACCTACGTGCCGGCGCGCAACACCATCATGCTGTCGCTGGCCCTGGGCTGGGCCGAAGTGCTCGGCGCCAACGACATCTTCTGCGGCGTGAACGCCGTGGACTATTCCGGCTATCCGGATTGCCGCCCCGAATTCATCGCCGCCTTCCAGACGCTGGCCAACCTGGCCACCAAAGCCGGCGTGGAAGGCGCAGGCGTCACCGTGCACGCGCCGCTGCAGTACCTGAGCAAGGCGCAGATTGCCGCCGAAGGCCAGCGCCTGGGCGTGGATTTTGGCCTGACCGTGTCCTGCTACCGTGCCGACATGGATGGCCGCGCGTGCGGACAGTGCGACGCCTGCCGCCTGCGCGCCGATGGCTTCACTGCCGCGGGAATGGCCGACCCAACCCGCTACGTCTGA
- the queE gene encoding 7-carboxy-7-deazaguanine synthase QueE: MNSVADAAVPSEIVQSPLPRLKITEIFLSLQGEADTAGWPTVFVRLTGCPLRCTYCDTAYAFHGGTWWDIDAIVAEVIGYGVRHVCVTGGEPLAQKRCLVLLQKLCDAGLDVSLETSGALDISGVDSRVSRVVDLKTPGSGEMARNRLENLALLTARDQVKFVLCGRQDYEWARAMVLEHRLHERCMVLFSPSKSELAPRDLADWIVADRLPVRFQMQLHKLLWNDEPGR, translated from the coding sequence ATGAATTCCGTTGCCGACGCCGCTGTTCCCAGCGAGATCGTGCAGTCGCCCCTGCCGCGGCTGAAGATCACCGAGATTTTCCTGTCGCTGCAGGGCGAAGCCGACACCGCCGGCTGGCCGACGGTGTTCGTGCGCCTGACCGGTTGCCCGTTGCGCTGCACCTACTGCGATACCGCCTACGCCTTCCATGGTGGCACCTGGTGGGACATCGATGCGATCGTGGCCGAGGTCATCGGGTATGGCGTGCGCCACGTCTGCGTGACCGGCGGCGAGCCGCTGGCACAGAAGCGCTGCCTGGTGCTGCTGCAGAAACTGTGCGATGCCGGGCTGGACGTGTCGCTGGAGACTTCCGGCGCACTGGACATCAGTGGCGTCGACAGTCGTGTCTCGCGCGTGGTCGACCTCAAGACACCGGGTTCGGGCGAGATGGCGCGTAACCGGCTGGAGAACCTGGCGCTGCTCACCGCGCGTGACCAGGTCAAGTTCGTGCTGTGCGGTCGCCAGGACTACGAATGGGCACGCGCAATGGTGCTCGAGCACCGTCTGCACGAGCGTTGCATGGTGCTGTTCTCGCCAAGCAAGAGCGAACTGGCGCCGCGCGACCTGGCCGACTGGATCGTGGCCGATCGGCTGCCGGTGCGTTTCCAGATGCAGCTGCACAAGCTTCTGTGGAACGACGAGCCTGGCCGCTGA
- the tolQ gene encoding protein TolQ, whose product MIALLLALQATVVEALPEEVTSAAAETLGGAAHGGINYLDLMLKASLPVKLIVLLLLAGSFISWVIIFRKARVFKEANAAADEFENRFWSGADLGKLYSAATDRNRQVSGLEAIFESGFREFTRLRDKRRLDGRIQLEGAQRAMRTAYAREVDGLERNLELLANIGSTAPYVGLVGTVFGIMVTMHDMINSGESSGIASVAPGISEALFATAIGLFVAIPAVWAYNRFTTRVERLSVRYETFSDEFSSILQRQAAVDE is encoded by the coding sequence ATGATCGCATTGCTCCTGGCCCTGCAGGCCACCGTGGTCGAAGCCCTGCCGGAGGAGGTCACCAGCGCCGCGGCCGAGACCTTGGGTGGTGCCGCGCATGGCGGCATCAACTACCTGGACCTGATGCTCAAGGCCAGCCTGCCGGTGAAGCTGATCGTGCTGCTGCTGTTGGCCGGCTCGTTCATCAGCTGGGTGATCATCTTCCGCAAGGCACGCGTGTTCAAGGAAGCCAACGCCGCTGCCGACGAGTTCGAGAACCGCTTCTGGTCCGGCGCGGACCTCGGCAAGCTGTACTCGGCGGCCACCGACCGCAACCGCCAGGTCAGCGGCCTTGAAGCGATCTTCGAGTCCGGCTTCCGTGAGTTCACCCGCCTGCGTGACAAGCGTCGCTTGGATGGCCGCATCCAGCTCGAAGGCGCGCAGCGCGCCATGCGCACCGCCTACGCCCGCGAGGTCGATGGGCTGGAACGCAACCTCGAGCTGCTGGCCAACATCGGCTCCACCGCCCCGTACGTGGGCCTGGTGGGCACGGTGTTCGGCATCATGGTGACCATGCACGACATGATCAACAGCGGCGAATCAAGCGGCATCGCCTCTGTCGCCCCGGGCATTTCCGAAGCGTTGTTCGCCACCGCCATCGGCCTGTTCGTCGCGATTCCGGCGGTGTGGGCCTACAACCGCTTCACCACCCGCGTGGAACGGCTGTCGGTGCGCTACGAAACCTTCTCCGACGAGTTCAGCTCCATCCTGCAGCGCCAGGCCGCCGTCGACGAATGA
- a CDS encoding potassium transporter Kup: MVALVAGAVGVVFGDIGTSPLYTIKEMFHPHFGLTPDADTVRGLLSLGFWSLLLVVTLKYVIVIMRADNDGEGGIMALTALAQRSLTKGSRLNYTVGILGIFGAALFFGDGMITPPITVLGAVEGLEVVSPVFTRWVVPISLVILTGLFAFQRFGTAKVGKAFGPVMITWFIVLAGFGIYNIAQNPSVLAALNPFWAWHFFVTHDWHAVLILGAVVLTVTGGEALYADMGHFGKKPIRWGWFGFVLPALVLNYYGQGAVLLRHPEAVANPFYMSIPDWAQIPMLVLATTAAAVASQAVITGAFSVTRQAIQLGYLPRLHIKYTSKDTIGQIYVPSVNLMLYLAVVVLVLSFQSSGALATAYGLSVTGTMLIDTLLLAIVAYTRWPDSRRWVLPLCGVFLVIDLAFLFANGAKLVTGIGAWVPLFIGITAFTMMRTWRRGRELLHGELQKDGIRLDTFLPGLMLAPPVRVQGTAVFLTADPNVVPHALMHNLKHNKVLHERNVFLHVETLPVPYAADAQRLKMESIGDEFYRVHVRFGFMETPDVPLALMRSCDRGGIYFDPMDTTFFASRETIVASAKRGMPVWRDKLFAVMHRNAAPATGFFRIPGNRLVELGAQVEI; encoded by the coding sequence TCGCTGGGTTTCTGGTCGCTGCTGCTGGTGGTGACGTTGAAGTACGTCATCGTGATCATGCGCGCCGACAACGACGGCGAGGGCGGCATCATGGCGCTGACCGCGCTGGCGCAGCGCAGCCTGACCAAAGGCTCGCGCCTGAACTATACGGTCGGCATCCTCGGCATCTTCGGTGCGGCCCTGTTCTTCGGCGACGGCATGATCACGCCGCCCATCACCGTGCTGGGCGCGGTGGAGGGCCTGGAGGTGGTGTCGCCGGTCTTCACCCGATGGGTGGTGCCGATCAGCCTGGTGATCCTGACCGGCCTGTTCGCGTTCCAGCGCTTCGGCACCGCGAAGGTGGGCAAGGCGTTCGGCCCGGTGATGATCACCTGGTTCATCGTGCTGGCCGGCTTCGGCATCTACAACATCGCCCAGAACCCATCGGTGCTCGCGGCGCTGAATCCGTTCTGGGCCTGGCACTTCTTCGTCACCCACGACTGGCACGCGGTGCTGATCCTGGGTGCGGTGGTGCTGACCGTCACCGGCGGCGAGGCGCTGTACGCCGACATGGGGCACTTCGGCAAGAAACCCATCCGCTGGGGCTGGTTCGGTTTCGTGCTGCCGGCGCTGGTGCTGAACTACTACGGCCAGGGCGCCGTGCTGCTGCGCCATCCCGAGGCGGTGGCCAACCCGTTCTACATGTCCATCCCGGACTGGGCGCAGATCCCGATGCTGGTGCTGGCCACCACGGCGGCGGCGGTGGCCTCGCAGGCCGTCATCACCGGTGCGTTCTCGGTGACCCGCCAGGCCATCCAGCTGGGGTACCTGCCGCGCCTGCACATCAAGTACACCTCCAAGGACACGATCGGCCAGATCTACGTGCCGTCGGTCAACCTGATGCTGTACCTGGCGGTGGTGGTGCTGGTGCTGAGCTTCCAGAGCTCGGGCGCGCTGGCCACGGCTTACGGCCTGTCGGTCACCGGCACCATGCTGATCGACACCCTGTTGCTGGCGATCGTCGCGTACACGCGCTGGCCCGATTCCCGCCGCTGGGTGCTGCCGTTGTGCGGCGTGTTCCTGGTGATCGACCTGGCCTTCCTGTTCGCCAACGGCGCGAAGCTGGTCACCGGCATCGGCGCGTGGGTGCCGCTGTTCATCGGCATCACCGCCTTCACCATGATGCGTACCTGGCGCCGCGGCCGCGAACTGCTGCATGGCGAGCTGCAGAAGGACGGTATCCGCCTGGACACCTTCCTGCCCGGGCTGATGCTGGCGCCGCCGGTGCGGGTGCAGGGCACCGCGGTGTTCCTGACCGCCGACCCGAACGTGGTCCCGCATGCGCTGATGCACAACCTCAAGCACAACAAGGTGCTGCACGAACGCAATGTGTTCCTGCACGTGGAAACGCTGCCGGTGCCGTACGCGGCCGACGCGCAGCGGCTGAAGATGGAATCGATCGGCGACGAGTTCTACCGGGTCCATGTCCGGTTCGGCTTCATGGAGACGCCGGACGTGCCGCTGGCGCTGATGCGCTCGTGTGATCGCGGCGGCATCTATTTCGACCCGATGGACACCACCTTCTTCGCCAGCCGCGAGACCATCGTCGCCAGTGCCAAGCGTGGCATGCCGGTCTGGCGCGACAAGCTGTTCGCGGTCATGCACCGCAACGCCGCGCCTGCCACCGGCTTCTTCCGCATCCCGGGCAACCGCCTGGTTGAGCTGGGCGCGCAGGTGGAGATCTGA
- the tolR gene encoding protein TolR has translation MSLSSARRKRRKLKSEINVVPYIDVMLVLLIIFMVTAPLLTLSIDVELPSSNAKALESKQDPIVVTVDSRGQMALQLPEGKPEAMDRAALQAQMAALVSQDKDVRVVVAADRSVPYEKVIDAMDALKRAKVEKVGLLTDAGGNAR, from the coding sequence ATGAGCCTGTCATCCGCGCGCCGCAAGCGCCGCAAACTCAAGTCCGAAATCAACGTCGTGCCGTACATCGACGTGATGCTGGTGCTGCTGATCATCTTCATGGTGACCGCGCCGCTGCTGACGCTGAGCATCGATGTCGAGCTGCCCAGCTCCAATGCCAAGGCGCTGGAAAGCAAGCAGGATCCGATCGTGGTCACCGTCGACAGCCGCGGCCAGATGGCACTGCAGCTGCCCGAGGGCAAGCCCGAGGCGATGGACCGGGCCGCGCTGCAGGCGCAGATGGCCGCGCTGGTCTCGCAGGACAAGGACGTGCGGGTGGTGGTCGCCGCCGACCGCAGCGTGCCGTATGAAAAGGTCATCGACGCCATGGACGCGCTCAAGCGCGCCAAGGTGGAGAAGGTGGGGCTGCTGACCGATGCGGGCGGCAATGCACGCTGA
- the pal gene encoding peptidoglycan-associated lipoprotein Pal codes for MNKSTRVLLVSLMSIAVLAGCSKKVKEEPQAPVETAPTAPTSPSTSGLYGPGDLDTDACLRQRVVYFDLDQDSLKPEFQAIMSCHAKYLRDRPSSRITLQGHADERGSREYNLGLGERRGNAVSSALQANGGSGSQLTVVSYGEERPVCTESGEGCWSQNRRVEIVYTAQ; via the coding sequence ATGAACAAGTCCACCCGAGTTCTGCTTGTTTCTCTGATGTCCATTGCCGTCCTGGCCGGCTGCTCGAAGAAGGTCAAGGAAGAGCCGCAGGCTCCGGTCGAGACCGCCCCGACTGCCCCGACCTCCCCGAGCACCTCCGGCCTGTACGGCCCGGGCGACCTCGACACCGACGCCTGCCTACGTCAGCGCGTCGTGTACTTCGACCTGGACCAGGACAGCCTGAAGCCGGAATTCCAGGCGATCATGTCCTGCCACGCCAAGTACCTGCGTGACCGTCCGTCCTCGCGCATCACCCTGCAGGGCCATGCCGACGAGCGCGGCAGCCGCGAGTACAACCTGGGTCTGGGCGAGCGTCGCGGCAACGCGGTGTCCTCGGCCCTGCAGGCCAACGGTGGTTCGGGCAGCCAGCTGACCGTCGTCAGCTACGGTGAAGAGCGTCCGGTCTGCACCGAGTCCGGCGAAGGCTGCTGGTCGCAGAACCGTCGCGTCGAGATCGTCTACACCGCTCAGTAA
- the ybgF gene encoding tol-pal system protein YbgF gives MRLRLTSMLVAAAFLAAAPAYAQRQSLADRVAVLEQQASNTQANTDLLNQLQQLRTQVVQMQDMIEQLQHENEQLKQRSRDQYLDLDGRLNRLEGGAAPVLPANPPASPAAATPPAKPVISERPPTVRGDAGTLAVAGDERVAYNVAFDALKGGKYDDSAELFQSFLELYPNGVYTPNALYWLGESYYATRNFELAQAQFRDLVARYPTHDKAAGGLLKLGLSQYGLGDLAQAEKTLAQVISQYPGSDAARTAQDRLQSIRLGQQLR, from the coding sequence ATGCGTCTTCGACTGACATCGATGCTCGTCGCGGCGGCCTTCTTGGCCGCCGCGCCGGCGTACGCCCAGCGGCAGAGCCTTGCCGACCGCGTTGCCGTGCTCGAGCAGCAGGCGTCCAACACCCAGGCCAACACTGACCTCCTGAACCAGCTGCAGCAGCTGCGTACCCAGGTGGTGCAGATGCAGGACATGATCGAACAGCTGCAGCATGAGAACGAACAGCTCAAGCAGCGCAGCCGCGACCAGTACCTGGACCTGGATGGCCGCCTGAACCGGCTGGAAGGCGGCGCCGCGCCGGTCCTGCCAGCCAATCCCCCGGCAAGCCCGGCGGCGGCAACTCCGCCGGCCAAGCCCGTGATTTCCGAACGCCCGCCGACCGTGCGGGGCGATGCCGGCACCCTGGCGGTGGCCGGTGACGAACGGGTCGCCTACAACGTCGCCTTCGACGCCCTCAAGGGCGGCAAGTACGACGATTCGGCCGAGCTGTTCCAGAGCTTCCTCGAGCTCTACCCCAATGGCGTCTACACCCCCAATGCGTTGTACTGGCTGGGCGAGAGCTATTACGCCACCCGCAATTTCGAGCTGGCGCAGGCGCAGTTCCGCGACCTGGTGGCCCGCTACCCGACCCACGACAAGGCCGCTGGCGGCCTGTTGAAGCTGGGCCTGTCCCAGTACGGACTGGGTGACCTGGCGCAGGCAGAGAAGACCCTGGCGCAGGTGATTTCCCAGTATCCGGGCAGCGATGCCGCCCGCACCGCGCAGGACCGCCTGCAGTCGATCCGCCTCGGCCAGCAGTTGCGCTGA